Genomic DNA from Clavibacter michiganensis:
ACATCAGCTCCTGGCTGCCGGGCCACGGCGGGTTCCTCGACCGCCTCGACTCGGTGCTGCCGTCCGCGGCCGTGGCCTATGCGCTGTTCCTCATCGTCACGGGCGCTTCCTCATAGGATGTCCCGGATGACCACCACCTTCCCGAGCGCCGGGCGCCGCGAGCGCGGCTACGACCCGGACCAGGTAGACGCCTTCCTGCGCGACGCGCGCCGCTGCTACGACGACGAGGCCGACCGCTCGCTGACCTCCGAGACCATCCGCCGGGTGTCCTTCGACATGCGCCGCGGGGGCTACTCGGCCGCCGCGGTGGACCGGGTGCTCGAGCGCCTGGAGGACGCGTTCGCCGTGCGGGAGCGCGACCGCACGGTCGCCCGCGTCGGCGCCGACGCCTGGAACGCCGAGGCACGGCGCGCGGCGCAGGAGATCCTCGACCGGGTCAGCCGGCCCACGGGGGAGCGCTTCGACCGCGCCGGGTTCCTGACCACCGGGTACGACCGCCGCGAGGTCGACCGCTTCGCGGACCGCGTGGCGAAGTACTTCCGCGGCACGAAGCCCATGAGCGTCGACGACGTGCGCACCGTGGCCTTCCACCCGCGCCGCGGCGGCTACCGCGAGGCGCAGGTCGACCTGCTGCTGGACGCCGTGATCGACGTCATGAACGCCGTCCGCTGATCCCTCGCCCAGCCGGTCCTCCCCATCCCGTCTGCCTGGCAGGACGCCCCCGATCCGGTCCGGGAGTCGCCATCCGGGTAACGGTTGGGTAAAGTCGTGCGGAGCCATGGGTAGACACACGAACGCACTCGCTCCTCGCCAGCCGCTCACGACCGCTCCGAGGGCCGTCCCGCGACGGCGCTCCGCGTTCTCGCGAGTGGCCGCCCCCACCATCGCGTTCGGTGCCGCTGCCGCGTTCATGCTCGTCAACGTCGTGGATCCCACGTCCGGCGCGGTCGCGAACCCGCAGTACCAGGAGTACCAGGCCACCGTCGCGCAGCTGGCCCGCGCCGATGCCCAGACGCTCACGGTCGCCACGGCCGACACCGCGGTCGAGATCGAGCCCGGCTTCCAGTCCGTGGCGGCCCCGCCGCCCCCGCCTCCCGTCGTGGAGTCCCCGCCGTCGACCGGTTCCGGAGCGAAGTCGTCGGGCTCCAGCGGTGGGGGCGGGGCCATCGCGATCCCGGATCCCGGCAGCGCCAAGGGCATCGCCCGCAGCATCCTCGCGTCGCAGGGCATGGGGGACGACGAGTACGCGTGCCTCGACTACCTCTGGACCAAGGAGTCCGGCTGGCGGGTCAACGCCTACAACCCCAGCGGTGCGTACGGCATCCCGCAGGCCCTGCCCGGCAGCAAGATGGCGTCGGCGGGCGCCGACTGGCAGACGAACCCGGCGACGCAGATCACCTGGGGCCTCGGCTACATCGAGTCGCGCTACGGCTCACCCTGCGGCGCGAAGGCGCACAGCGTCCTCAAGAACTGGTACTGATCCCGAGGCTGGCCCCGGCCGCCGGGTGAGGCCGTGCCGGGTGCCCGCTCCACCCGGCTAGCCTCGGACCATGGACTACGCGGCTCTCGGCGTCGCCGGGATCGCGACCCTGGTGGCAGTCACGCTCCTTGCGCGCCGCATCGGAGTGGCCACGCCGCTGGTCCTCGTGCTCGTCGGGGTCGGGATCTCCTATCTCCCGGGCGTGCCGCCCGTCGAGGTGCCGCCCGAGCTGATCCTGGCGGGCGTCCTCCCGCCGCTGCTGTACGGCGCGGCCGTGACCGTCCCGCTCGTGGACCTGAGGCGGAACCTCCGCACGATCGTCAGCCTCTCGGTCGTCCTGGTGCTCGTGTCCGCCTTCGGGATCGGCCTGCTGCTCTACGCGCTCTTCCCGAACCTATCCTTCGCCGGCGCGCTGGCCCTCGGCGCCGTGGTCAGCCCGCCCGATGCCGTGGCGGCCACGAGCATCGCGCGTCGGCTCGGCCTCCCGCCCCGCCTCGTGACCGTCCTCGAGGGGGAGGGCCTC
This window encodes:
- a CDS encoding DivIVA domain-containing protein; amino-acid sequence: MTTTFPSAGRRERGYDPDQVDAFLRDARRCYDDEADRSLTSETIRRVSFDMRRGGYSAAAVDRVLERLEDAFAVRERDRTVARVGADAWNAEARRAAQEILDRVSRPTGERFDRAGFLTTGYDRREVDRFADRVAKYFRGTKPMSVDDVRTVAFHPRRGGYREAQVDLLLDAVIDVMNAVR